In Bacteroidota bacterium, the sequence ATTGTTTCTAACACTTCCACCATTACCAGAACACTCACACTGAGTGCCGGAACTACTTTAACGGTGAACGGAACATTCACTTTGAGCGGAGACCACGCCATTGTGTTATCAGGCGGCAATATAGATGCCTATGGAGATGTTACCGTAACCAATACAGGAGGAAGCGGGGGAGGCGGCTCCAACGTGCTTACCATAAAAGGCAACGCCAATCAAGCGTTTACCGGCTCAGGGATTGCAGGCACAGGGCGTTTGCCCAATGTTGTGATTGACAAAAACGGCAACACGCTCATTCTTTTAAGCATTATTTCTGTTGACAGGGGTTGGACATATACCGCAGGCACGGTTAACCCGGGCACTTCAGTTGTTGCATTTACCGGCTCATACAATACCGATGGAGAAAATGCAACTCCCACCATCATGAGTTTTTACGATGTGTATGTTTTTTCAGGCACCCGCACCCTCACAGGCGCGTTTGATGTTGACCATGATTTAACAGTTTACTCAGGCGCAACGCTTGAGCAAAACTCAACCACTCCAAGAGCCATTTATATTGGGCGTAATTGGGATGATAACGGAGCATATAATACAAGAGGTGCGGAAGTTACTTTTAATGGCAGTGGAGCGCAAACTTTAACAAAACTCCCTTCCGGTGCGGAAACTTTTGAGAAGGTGGTTATAAATAAATCTTCCAATCAAGTCAATCTGAGTGCGCCCATAGTTATCAATAATTATTTGACACTTACCAGCGGCAACATTTCTTCCAGCACTACCAATTATGTAAAATTGATTGACAATGCAATAATAACCGTTGGCAGTGGTTCAGCATCTTCATTTGTTGATGGCTATGTGCGCAAAGTAGGAAATGATATATTTACATTTCCAATGGGAAAAGGCACAAGCAACTATCATCCTGTTTCTATCAGCGCGCCATGCAGTACAAATGCAGAATTTTCTGCGCAGTATTTTAATTCCAATCAGGGATACGGAAGCACTTTAGATGCCTCCATTACAAATTTAAGCAACTGTGAATACTGGATTGTAGATAGAGAAGTGGGTTCATGTAATGTATATGTAACGCTTGAATGGAACGCTAACTCATGCCTGATTTCTTCCCCTATACAGAATATGCAGGTGGCAAGATGGAACAGCGGAACTTCGCAGTGGGATAATCACGGCAGCAGCAATACTACAGGAAATACCACCAATGGAACGGTTACTACCTGCACAGCAGTAAGCACATTCAGCCCTTTCACATTGGCTCAATGCAATGCTAATTGCACGAGCGCAAGCCCTGCGGTGAGCGCATCGCCTTCCACCATCTGCTCAGGTCAGAGTTCCACACTTTGCGCAAGCGGTGGTTCTTCTTATTCATGGAATACAGGCGCAACTACTTCCTGCATTACCGTTTCGCCTACAACGACAACAACCTACAGCGTTACCGTTTCAGACGGATGTTTGTTTTCAACTACATTAACCGTAACAGTTACCTATAATTCTGCTTCTCCACCCACAGCAAACGCAGGATCAGATGTTCAGGTGGAAGACCCTGCAACTTGTCAGGGCGCTCAGCCCGTTCAAATTGGTTCGGCACAGGTGGGCAGCAATACTTATTTATGGACTGCCTCTGACCCGACTGCACTGAATTATCTGAACCCGGGGGCTACAGATCCTGACCCTTTTTTGAGTTATTATAATCCGGGACCCTATGGTACATATAATGTAACAATGACTGTTACAGTAACAGACCCAAGCACCGGTTGTTTAAATTGGGATGACCTGGCAGTGACTTTTGCCGCCTGCAGAATGGGGCATTGGGATACAACAACATCCGTTTCAAATGCGATTGAAAATAAAATAGAAATATTCCCTAACCCTGCTGCTGATTTTATAAATATTATAGTGCAGATTGGCGAAAAGGAAAGCGCATCAGTGGAGTTCTATGATATGATTGGGAATAAAATCCTCCCCGTTCAACTATTTCATGATAGTGACTCAAAAACAATTTCTTTTACTGAAATTAATAAAGGGATTTATTTCTATAAAATAAAAATAAACGGTGAAAATTATAAAACAGGTAAACTCGTAATTGCTCGTTGATGAAAAAAAATCTATATAGCATAGTTTGTGGTATTTTTCTTTGTTCATCTGTTTTTTCACAGGTGGTTTCTTCAGGGAGATTTCATTCACTTTTTACTTGCAACATAGGTAGTGCAAAAAGTGCTGGGCTTAATCTCACTGGGCAGTTAGGGGATGGAACTACCGCAAACAAATTATCTCCTGTGCAGGTTAGCGGATTTACTGCTAATATTATGGCTGTTAGTGGGGGTAAAAATCACTCTTTATTTTTAAAGAATGATGGCACTGTCTGGGCTTGCGGATATAATAATTATGGCCAGTTAGGAGATGGCACAAATACTCAACGAAATTCTCCCGTACAGGTAAGTGGGCTTACAGGTATAACTGCCATAGCTAACAAAGAGAATCATTCTCTTTTTTTAAAAAGTGACAGCACGGTTTGGGCTTGCGGGTTTAATGCTTCGGGGGTATTAGGTGATGGAACAACCGTAGATAAATCAACCCCTGTGCAGGTGAGCGGGCTTACTGGTATTATCGCTATTGCAGCGGGAGGTGACCATTCTATTTTCCTGAAAAGTGATGGTACTGTATGGGCTTGTGGAAATAATACCCAATGGCAGATTGGGGATGGAACAGGTATAACCAGAACCACACCAGTGCAGGTAAGTGGGCTTACTGGTATTATCGCAATTACAACGGGATATTATCATTCCCTTTTTCTAAAAAGTGACGGCACGGTGTGGGCTTCCGGATCTAACAATGGCACATATGGAGATGGAAATATTAATAGCAGTCCCGTGCCGGTGCAATCGCTGATTACAGGTGTTATCGCAATAGGCGCAGGAACTGGTGGTTATTCTCTTTTTGTAAAAAATGATGGCACCGTTTGGGGAAGCGGTGCGAACAGCTATGGGCAGCTTGGAAATGGAAATACAACTGATGTAACCACTCCTGTGCAGGCAAGCGGGCTTGCAAATATCATTGCTGCCACAGGAGGAAATGCTTTTTCTCTTTTTGTTAAAAACGATGGCACGGTTTGGGCATGCGGGCAAAACAGTTATGGGCAATTAGGTATAGGAAATATGACCGAGCAGCACACGCCTGTTCAGATAACAAGTTTATGCTCGGTGGTGGGGGTGGAGGAGCAGCAGTGGCAGGAGGAGGCAGGAGAAATACAGGTTTATCCAAATCCCACGAGCGGGCTGTTTAATGTGCAGATGAGTAAATTAGCCAACCTGCCCGTTCCGCAGGCGGGTGTGCAGATGAACAGCATAGAAGTTTATAATGTATTTGGAGAATGTATTCATCAGCATATCAGCACATCCGCACATCCGCACATTGACTTAAGCGAAGCGCCCGAAGGAATTTATTTTGTAAAGATTGAAACAGCGCAAGGCATAGTGAGCAAGAAGGTGGTGGTGGCGAGGTAAACCCCGTAGGATACAAAGTTATCCAACGGGGTAAATCAATACCTCCACGAGTTAAACCTTTTCATGCCAATCAACTGGTCGTAATTGCTGCTGATGGGTTTATGGTAAACATAAATCACATAATCATTTTCGGTTTCGTAATGCGTGCCTTCAATAAAAGCTTCATCGCCTGATTTTTCGTTGTCTTTCAGATAAACGTATTCGTAGTTGTAATAACCCTGCTTCACGTAAAGCGTTGCTTCGTACTGAGATAAAATTTTATTGTAATGCATTTTGTATTCGTTGGAATATTTCCAGTCAGTGAGCCCGCCAAAAACATAAATGCTTCCCTCTTCAACAGGTTTATCCATCGGCAGCGTAAAATGCACATACACATACTCGGCTTCGGTTTCGCTGGCGGAGGGAGAACTTTCCTGCCGCGTGATTTTATATTTTCCGTCAATGTCCTTATCCGATAGGTATTGAAAAAAGTTTCTGCGCTTGCCCGGAAAAAGATACACATGATAGTTCAGCGAATCGCTGGCAATATATTTTACATACTCAGAATTCCACCGTAAGCTTTTGATGTCAAAGTTCCTGAACTCGTTTCCTCCCGGAAAAACATTGTCGTTATCATAATCATACGTAAGTTCATTGTCTTTTACAAAGAGCGGCTTTAGTTTGGTGATGGCATTGTCCCATCGGTCGTTCTGCATCAGCACCACTTTTAAATCCTGATACGGACTGGCGATTTGATAGCCGGGAGTCTGAATGGAGAAATCAATTTCCTGTTTATAGTTGTAATCATTCACAATAGTGGCGTGATGAATGTCAGGAATGATGTTCACGCGCTCATCCAGCACCATGAATCTTCTTGTGATAATAAGATCGTTCTGGTCGTAATCCTTAAAAACTTTCAGAAGGTAATTTCCTGATTTGGATGGCTTGAGATTTTCTGTAGGGAAAAGTAATTCGTAATGCACGTATTTCTGAATAGTGTTTCTGGAATACTGGTAATCGTTGATGTTGTCGTCAAAAAAACCGCTGATGTATTCTGTCTGCAAAAGGCGGTCGCTCGGATTCCAGCTCGCATCACAATGAATGATGGTGAAGTGGTAGTTTTTTGATTCTGCATCCAAATCGTCAAACGAAAGTCTGAGTTTATCGGTGGAGCCGAGTTTGATGACAGGCGCTGTGAACTCCCAGTCATCTTTCTGCAACTGAACGGTGCGTATGTTTTTCTTGTAAACGAAATTATCGTAGCGAATGAAATCCGAATTGTAATATTGAGAAGTATCCTGTGCAAAACATGTAAAATGTAAAATGGCAAATGGCAGATGTAAATACAAAACTATTAACCAAATATTTTTTGCTTTCATTTTTTTTCTCCCTTTAGGGCAGGGGTTCTTTTTCTATTTCTTCCACTCCCAGAAACGCCATGTGTCCAAGATGCCATACGGGGTTAACGCTCACATGGTCTAAGAATTTTGTTTCAGAAAAGCAGGCGGACGTTTCGTTGATGGGCATTTGTTGAGTTCCTCCTCTCATGGTGAAAAACACGATGGGGAAAATAATGGGAGGGATGATCAGCTTATACATCATTTTACCGGTGGAGTAGGGTATCACCATCAGTATCATTACGCGGAAAAGCAGAACAAAAGCAGCAATACCCGCCATTACGCCAAGTCCTGTTGCAATAAGTTCAAATGTATTGAGGTAAGGAAATATTTTTGCAGGAGAGAGAAGATAATGGAAGGTGTTATAGTTGATCAGCGCGTTCCATTCTCCGTACATGGCGATGTTTGAAATGCATACTATCGTAATGGCTGAAATAAGAGCGATGTTGTAAAAATGATTGGTGCGGTTTATAAAATTTTTTTTCACAAACTGCTGAATTGCCCACAGGATTAGCGGGATGGCAATCAAGTAGGCAATGGTGGCTGCATCCATCCGAAAAGAATAAACAAAAACCATTAATGCCTCAGAAAATTTTCCGTCAGGGATTTTGCTCGGATAACTGATAAGGAAAATAATTCTGTACAGCGTAAAAAAAACAAGCCAGTACAGTGCGAGCTTAGCAAAATATATCAGACTTCTGAGCATCAGTTCAGCCGGATTAATTTTCCGTTTCCTGTTCCTTTCACGCTGGCAGCAGGGTTTCCTGAATAATAAACATCACCTTCCCAGTCAATCGTTAGGGCAAGAGATTGTTTCGCGTTGAGGTATTCATTGCCCGATGCTTTTGAATAAGACCAGGTGAAGTCGGTTTCCAGATCTTCGCAGTGCAAATATCCTTCTCCGGTATGATAAATCCCCATCAAAGAAGATGTTCCGTGAAGAGTTACATCTGAAGTAGTGCCCAGATGATTGAAAACAACATGGGCGTTCAGCCAAAGTTCAACATCACCGGATTCGTTGGTAAGAATATCAAGCGTGTCGCATGAAATAATTCCATTGCTGCTTATCTTTCCGCTGCCGTGATGTGAAATATATCGCAGCGAAGGAATGGTTACATAGACAGTAAGAGTTCCTTTTTTATAGCTGCGGGACCAATTGCATTTGTTGTCATTATCAATATGAAGTTCACCGTTTATAACTTCCGTTTTTACCAGCGGAATTAAATTTTCCCCGCCTTCCACTTTTACTTCCTGTAAATTTCCCTGCGTTATAAATACGTTCACATTGTCTTTAAGATAAATTTTTGTAAAAGGAGGCAGTTCGCGTATCACAGAAGTTTTTTCACCGGTGCGCTTAAGCATATCCCACCTGTTTTCTTTCTTGCAGGAAAAGAACAATAATAAGAAAATAAAACAGAAAATGATTCTGAAATATGCTTTCATCATAAGAAGGAGGCGAAGGTAAAAACATTCACATAAATCCACAATTCTTATTTCTCACTACATTTGACAGGTAAAGATGAAAAAAATAAAACTCCCGCATCCGCTTATCCTTATTGTGGGAATTGGTTTTCTCCTCTACGCCCGTTCGCTTTCATTTGATTACACCAACTTTGACGACAATTCTCTCATTCAGGATAACCAGAATTATATTTCAGACATTTCAAATCTTGCCGATGCGTTCAGAAAAACAGTTTTCATTACCGGCTCAGATGTTTTTTACCGCCCTGTGGAAACGGTCTGGTTCATGCTCAACGCCCAATTTGGCGGAACCAATCTTTTCGTCTATCATCTTTCGGCTTTGCTTCTTCATTTTCTTGCAGTGTATTTTGTTTTTCTTTTACTCAGGCGATTTAATAATTCAGAAGAAGTTTCTCTTTTTCTTTCTCTGATATTTTTGGTTCACCCCGTGCTTACGCAGGCGGTTGTTTGGGTGCCGGGAGTGGTGGATATTCTGACAACGGTTTTTTCTGTCAGCGCTTTTCTTTTCTTTTTAAATTTCATTAAATCCCGGAAGAGAAAACATTTTGTATTGCACATTTTGTTTTTTGCTTTGGCTCTTTATACAAAGGAGATTTCCATAGGAATAATTGTGGTCTGTCTCTTTTATCTTCATTTCATTGAAAAAGAAAAATTAGTTTCATACAATAAGAAAGTTTTTCTTGCCGGCTGGCTGGTTGTATCTGCCGTATGGTTTATGATGCGCGATGCTGCTTTGCAGAGCCAGCAAGGCAAAGGAGTAAGTTCAATGATTTCGTCCGTTGCAGAAAACCTCACGGGCTTTATTCTGTATATCGGAAAGATTCTTTTGCCCTTCAATCTTTCTGTAATGCCTGTGATGAAAGACAATACTTTTATTTTCGGAATCATTGCATTGGCAATTATCATCGGAGTAGTCTTTATTTCAAAAGAAAGAAAATCAAACTGGATTTTGTTTTCTGTTATCTGGTTCGTGATTTTTCTTTTGCCTACATTTATCCGAACCAGTGAATTCCGCGTTCATCAGTTTTATGAGCACCGTATGTATTTGCCGATGGTTGGGTTTTTACTTCTTGCCACACAGGTTGACTGGATTAAAAACTTCTCTTCTGAAAAGACAATCTGTAGAATCTCTGCTCCGGCTATTTTGCTTTTCTTTTTCATGCTCACGTTCAGGCACGAGAAAACCTTCAGCGATACCAAATTATTTCTTGATAATGCAATTGCCACTGCACCCAATTCCTCTCTTGCTCACCGAAACATGGGAATTTATTTTCAGGATATGGATGACAAAACCGGGCATAAAGAAAAATCTTTTTTAGAAAATGCCGCTGAGGAGTACAAAAAGTCATTGGGATTAAATCCTAATGAAAATGATTTGCATAACAACCTTGGCGTGATTTATGACACATGGGGCAAAAAGGATTTGGCAGAGAAGGAATATCTGGCAGAAACAAAATCGAACCCTGCCAACAGTCAGGCGTGGCACAATATGGGAGTGATTTGCGCTGAAAGAAATGAAAATGAAAAAGCAGAAATATATTTTAAGAAGGCGATTGAATTGCATCCTGCCGCCAGCACGTATCAGCAGTTAGCGCTTCTTTATAAAAAAACGGGAAGGAAGCAGGAGTTTGAAAAAATTGTTTCCATGCTTCAGAACGCGCAACAGGGAACACAAAATTCTCAAAATAATCTTACAGTTCCCAATCAAGCGATTCCAACAGATGCTGCTTCGCTCGGAAGGCAATTAATGCAACAAGGCAAGCTTCAGGAAGCTGAAAAAGTTTTCCTGAAAGAACTTTCTACTGACTCGTTGAACAAAGTCGTTCTGTTCAATCTCGGACTCATTTATTATTCTTCCAAGCGATTGCCCGATGCGGAAAATGTTTGGAGAAAAGCTGTTCATATAGATTCTACCTACACCGATGCATATAATAACCTTGCTATCTGCCTTGCCCAGCAGGGAAAGAATTCTGAAGCTGAAATTGTTTTGAAGAAATTAGTTTCTTCCAACCCTGATTATGCTGACGGGTATTTCAACCTAGCTAACTTTTATGCCCGCAACGGCAGAGATGATAATGCGCTTGTGTATGTGAATGTGCTGAAGAAAAGAGGAATCACAAAAGAGCAGTTTGCACAGAGAGGAATTAAGCTGAGTGCTGAGCTTGAAAAAATATTTGATAAATAAAATCCAATGAAACGTTCCCTGATTGCTTGCTGGCTGGCGGTTCTTGTATTGCTGACCTACAGAATTTCATACATGAAACTTGATTCTAAGGAACCATTCGTTGTAACAACATGGGATGCCTTAGGATATTATTTTTATCTGCCATCGGCATTTATTTACCACGATGCTTCTGAATTAAAATGGTTTTCGAAAATTGACAGCGCCTATTCTGTATCGGGCGGACAGTTGTATCAGGCAGGAAAATCAAAGAACGGAAATTATGTTTTTAATTATCTGAGTGGCGTTGCCATTCTTCAAGCTCCGTTTTTTTTAACGGCTCATGCAGTTGCAGGCATTGCAGGATATGCCCGTGACGGATTTTCTCCTCCCTATCAATACGCCATTGCTTTCAGTGCAATTATTTATTGCGTGTTAGGAATTTTCCTTCTCAGAAAAATACTGCTGAATTATTTTGATGACGCAACCACCGCTGTAACATTATTGCTCTTGTTGCTTGCAAGCAATTTTGTTCAATACGTTTCAATAGATGGAGCCATGAGCCACAGTTATATTTTTTCCATGTATGTGCTGGTACTTTATGCTGCCATGAAGTGGCATGAAAAACCTGCAGTTCGCTGGGCTTGTATAACCGGATTCATAATCGGGTTAGCCACCATCTCCCGTCCTACTGAATTAATTATCCTGTTCATTCCGCTATTGTGGGGTTTGCAGACTAAAGAATCATCAAAGCAAAAATGGGATTCAGTGAAGGCAAATAAGAGCCATATCGTTTATGCAGCATTATGCGGGTTTATAGGTGTGCTTCCTCAAATGATATACTGGAAGATCACATCCGGCTCATTCATTTATGATGTGGGAAGCAAGTGGGATTTTCTGTCTCCGCATTTCAGGGTTTTATTCGGCTGGGAAAAAGGTTGGTTTATTTACACGCCTGTAACGGTTTTATTTGTAGCGGGATTATTTTTTATGAAAAAATTTCCTTTCCGTAAATCTGTAATCACTTTTTGTTTATTGAATATATGGGTAATAACTGCATGGCACGATTGGCGGTATGGAGCCAGCTATTCCTGCCGCGCTTTAGTTGAAAGCTATCCGGTATTTGCACTCGCGCTGGGTACGTTTATTCAGAAAATTAATTTTTCAAGGTGGAAATATGCCTTTTATGCAGTTGGATGTTATTTGATTTTTGTCAACCTGTTTCAGATTGTGCAATATAACAGCACCCTTCTTCATTACAATGACATGAACCGGAAATATTATTCAGGCATTTATTTGAATATGCATCCTTCGCCTTTTGATATGAGTTTGCTTGATACGGATGAAATGCTTACTGATGAAAGCAATTACCAGAAAATCATTTTAGCGAATGCAGACAGTATAAGCAACATTGCTCTCGAACCCTATGCGTCTTCCTCTTTATTCGAAACAAAAATCTCAACTGCCGAAACGAAAAATAATAATCACGAAGACTGGATTAAAATTGAAGCGACTATTACTATCCGCAAAGGCACGTGGGGATGTTTTATAAATTCAGAACTTCAGACGGGCGATTCAATCAAGCACGATAAGGTAAGACTGCAAAATGCAATAAGTAGTCCGGGTAAGGATAACGAATACGGATTTTATGTGAAGGTGCCTGAATATTTCAGGCAAAGCATATTCAGATTATCCATTTATTCCCCATGCGAACTGGAGGGAGAAATAAAAAAGATGAAAGTAACCCGTTTAACGAGCCGGTAATAAAATCCTCAAAACTTATATCCAATTCCGAACTCAACATTTTCAGCAGTTGCCCAGTGAGTTTTCAGCGTGTAATTGATGATGAAGTGTTGGGTTGCCTGATAGCGGATTCCGATCCGGTGGTAAAGAGGTCCCTTTACAGTTGTCTTTGAAAAAACATACGCTCCCATTTCAAGCGGGAGAGAAAACTTTCCAACCACAAGTTCGTAGCCAAAGCGTAAACCCAACTGCAGGTTATTAAGTTTATTGCTTGTATCAAAAAGAGTATCGCGTTCCGCTGTGGCAAGGTTTTTCATTTCGTAAAAGGCATCTGCTCCCATGCAGAAGCGCGATTTTTCTGAAACAGTTTTCCATTCAGTTGCATAGACAGAATAAGCCGCATATTTTTTTCCATCGGGCGCACTTGCTTCATTCTGTCCTGCCGCGGCAATGATTGTAAAAAAATATTTCTGCTTCAGGGTATCAGGTTTCACAGCTTGTATTATCGCTGATTGCTGATTTTTGTTTTCTGATTTCTTAAAACTGATTCCCACATTCACCGTGGCAATGTTTATTCCCAGATTCGGCATCGTCCACGCTCCATTCGACAGGTGAGAAAGCCCGATACCCGTTTCCATTCTCATGTTTTTTGCAGGATAAAAAACAGAATTCAACTTAAGATTGATAAAAGCATTGAGAAGCGAACCGTTGATATTATTTTTGTGATTGTCAATGCGGTTATAGGGCTTTGTAATGAGGCCGATTCCATCGCTTGCCCGAATATAAAGCTTGAACTTTCTATCGGGATTGAGCGGAAAATTTACAAATGGAAAAATTCCAATTGCCTGTCCGAGTTGTTCGGCATTTCCCAGATCGGCAAAATAAAGACCTAAACCCTTTTCCGGATTTTTATAAACCTGTTCCCATCGCTTTGCTCCGTTTGTTTGCAGAATAAAGTTCAATTCTCCTGCCGGAACGTGGCTCTTGATGAGATATTCCATATTGCGGTGATGCGGAATGATGAAGCCATAGTGCGCGTTCAGATTGACATAAAGTTTTTTCCCGGGAAGTGTATCCTGGCAGAATAAAGCATAAGAAATTAAAATAAAGAATATGGTAATGATTCTTTTCACTTGAGGGATTTATGCAAAACTAAAAATATCTCTATGTTTGCACGAATGAAAAAGGATATAAAGAAAAAGAAACATTCGTCCGTTCTTCCATCGCCTTCTTCCGCAAAGAAAAGAACAGAAACTACTTCGGCATTTTCACAATTCATTGCGAGTAACAATTTTTATTTTCTGCTTCTTGCCGTTCTTGTATTGCTTGTTTCAAGTATCCGCTGGAGATTAGCCGGAATGCCTCTGGAACGGGATGAAGGCGAGTACGCTTATTTCGGGCATTTGATTTTGAAAGGCATTCCTCCCTATAGCGAAGCATACAACATGAAACTTCCGGGCATTTATTACATGTATGCCCTCATCATGGCAGTTTTCGGAGAATCATTTAAAGGCATTCACATCGGGCTTTTAATCATGAATGCAGGAACCATGCTTCTTTTGTTCAGCGCATTCAAACGGTTTTTTAATCCTATGACCGGACTCATCACAGCTGGATTCTATGGATTGATGGCTATAACATTTAACGTTTTGGGTTTTGCAGCGCACGCCACACACTTTGCTGTGTTTTATGTTGCGCTGAGTTTGTTCTTAGCCCCCTTTAATTCCCCCGAAGGGGGAAAACAGCAGTCCAGCAGGAACATTCGGATTTTTCTTTTTGGTATTTCACTTGGCTTTGCGTTTCTTATGAAACAGCAGGCAGTATATTTTATACTGTTCGGTGGAATTGTTTTTGTTTCTTTTGAAGTTATTAATGCAGGAGGACTAAAATCTTTTTTTAAATCCACCCTTCGGGGGGTTAGGGGGGCTGTCCTTTTTTCTCTTGGAGTGTTTGTTCCTTATCTGCTGGTGGTGCTTATCATGCTTGCATCGGGTACTTTTGATAAGTTCTGGTTCTGGACAGTTCAATATGCAAGCAAGTATGCTTCCGGTCTTCCCTGGTCGCAGGGAAAAGATCTGCTCGACATGACCTTTGCGCCTATCTGGACTGAGTTCAAATGGATATGGATACTGGCAATTGCAGGATGTGTTGTCGTTTTGCTTCCTGCTTTCTCCATGAAACAAAAAATACTGGCAATCGCATTTGCCGTGTTTGCGGCATTGGCAACCACTCCCGGATTTTATTTCCGCCAGCATTATTTTATTGTTGCGCTTCCTGCCGCTGCGCTGCTGGCTTCCATCGCTCTTGATTATGCAGGAAGATGGACTGCTGAAAAAATAAAGATCAAACTGATTGGTATTTTATTTCCGCTGATTGTTTTTGCATTCCTGTACAACAACATCGTTACAAAATCAAAATTCTTTTACGCAGATGAAGACCCTGTGGCGCTTTGCAAAGCCATTTATGGAACAAACCCGTTTGTTGAATCGGTAGAGATTGCAAACTATATAAAAGCCAATTCTTCCGATACAGATAAGATTGCCGTGCTGGGTTCTGA encodes:
- a CDS encoding glycosyltransferase family 39 protein, producing the protein MKRSLIACWLAVLVLLTYRISYMKLDSKEPFVVTTWDALGYYFYLPSAFIYHDASELKWFSKIDSAYSVSGGQLYQAGKSKNGNYVFNYLSGVAILQAPFFLTAHAVAGIAGYARDGFSPPYQYAIAFSAIIYCVLGIFLLRKILLNYFDDATTAVTLLLLLLASNFVQYVSIDGAMSHSYIFSMYVLVLYAAMKWHEKPAVRWACITGFIIGLATISRPTELIILFIPLLWGLQTKESSKQKWDSVKANKSHIVYAALCGFIGVLPQMIYWKITSGSFIYDVGSKWDFLSPHFRVLFGWEKGWFIYTPVTVLFVAGLFFMKKFPFRKSVITFCLLNIWVITAWHDWRYGASYSCRALVESYPVFALALGTFIQKINFSRWKYAFYAVGCYLIFVNLFQIVQYNSTLLHYNDMNRKYYSGIYLNMHPSPFDMSLLDTDEMLTDESNYQKIILANADSISNIALEPYASSSLFETKISTAETKNNNHEDWIKIEATITIRKGTWGCFINSELQTGDSIKHDKVRLQNAISSPGKDNEYGFYVKVPEYFRQSIFRLSIYSPCELEGEIKKMKVTRLTSR
- a CDS encoding acyloxyacyl hydrolase, with the protein product MKRIITIFFILISYALFCQDTLPGKKLYVNLNAHYGFIIPHHRNMEYLIKSHVPAGELNFILQTNGAKRWEQVYKNPEKGLGLYFADLGNAEQLGQAIGIFPFVNFPLNPDRKFKLYIRASDGIGLITKPYNRIDNHKNNINGSLLNAFINLKLNSVFYPAKNMRMETGIGLSHLSNGAWTMPNLGINIATVNVGISFKKSENKNQQSAIIQAVKPDTLKQKYFFTIIAAAGQNEASAPDGKKYAAYSVYATEWKTVSEKSRFCMGADAFYEMKNLATAERDTLFDTSNKLNNLQLGLRFGYELVVGKFSLPLEMGAYVFSKTTVKGPLYHRIGIRYQATQHFIINYTLKTHWATAENVEFGIGYKF
- a CDS encoding glycosyltransferase family 39 protein encodes the protein MKKDIKKKKHSSVLPSPSSAKKRTETTSAFSQFIASNNFYFLLLAVLVLLVSSIRWRLAGMPLERDEGEYAYFGHLILKGIPPYSEAYNMKLPGIYYMYALIMAVFGESFKGIHIGLLIMNAGTMLLLFSAFKRFFNPMTGLITAGFYGLMAITFNVLGFAAHATHFAVFYVALSLFLAPFNSPEGGKQQSSRNIRIFLFGISLGFAFLMKQQAVYFILFGGIVFVSFEVINAGGLKSFFKSTLRGVRGAVLFSLGVFVPYLLVVLIMLASGTFDKFWFWTVQYASKYASGLPWSQGKDLLDMTFAPIWTEFKWIWILAIAGCVVVLLPAFSMKQKILAIAFAVFAALATTPGFYFRQHYFIVALPAAALLASIALDYAGRWTAEKIKIKLIGILFPLIVFAFLYNNIVTKSKFFYADEDPVALCKAIYGTNPFVESVEIANYIKANSSDTDKIAVLGSEPQIPFYANRKSATGHIYTYGLMEIHEYNLKMQEEMIAEIEKAKPLFLVFCNVPFSWLSKPNSPMKIFEWYNKYATENYNIVGLVDIPDQGPSSYYWNADAQRQPKNKNSVWVFKRKEKITQ